From one [Ruminococcus] lactaris ATCC 29176 genomic stretch:
- a CDS encoding methylglyoxal synthase, translating into MNIGLVAHDAKKKLMQNFCIAYRGILSKHNLYATETTGILVENVTNLSIHKYLPGHLGGKQQLGSQIEHNQMDLLIFFRDPLTPHSHEPDVNDIVKLCDIYNIPIATNIATAEALILALDRGDLDWREMYK; encoded by the coding sequence ATGAACATAGGACTGGTAGCACATGATGCAAAGAAGAAACTGATGCAGAATTTCTGTATCGCATATAGAGGAATCCTGAGTAAGCATAATCTTTATGCAACGGAGACGACAGGGATTCTGGTAGAGAATGTGACGAATTTAAGTATTCATAAGTATCTTCCGGGACATCTTGGAGGAAAGCAGCAGCTCGGTTCCCAGATTGAACATAATCAGATGGATCTGTTGATTTTTTTCCGTGATCCTCTGACGCCACATTCTCATGAACCGGATGTCAATGATATTGTAAAGTTATGCGATATTTATAATATTCCGATCGCAACGAACATTGCGACAGCAGAGGCTCTGATCCTTGCACTTGACCGTGGAGACTTAGACTGGCGGGAGATGTATAAATAA
- a CDS encoding D-alanyl-D-alanine carboxypeptidase family protein: MSRRRRRRRKRRNPAGRLIALVLTLVVAGGAAAGGIWYYAEHSGNPLTEYADEKYNADLYRAEPFSETLCVSAENVALDGFTDEPSLHAAGLFNLNERSVEYGYRLYDKLYPASTTKLMTAYLALKYGKLEDMVTVTDSVTGFAIDEVVCGLYPGGQVKLYDLLCGLLLKSGNDCGVAIAEYISGSVEAFAELMNEEAKELGATGTHFVNPHGLHEDDHYTTAYDLYLIFNACIQNDTFKEIISMSSYTMSIGDAAGNTHSLEVLPTNYYSLGKTEAPEGIKVFGGKTGTTDQAGCCVILYSEDMEAHPYISVIMGAEDKAFLYQEMNRLLEAEKALSE; this comes from the coding sequence ATGAGCAGAAGACGTAGAAGACGAAGAAAAAGAAGGAATCCGGCCGGCAGACTGATCGCACTGGTTCTGACGCTTGTTGTGGCAGGAGGTGCTGCGGCAGGTGGAATATGGTATTATGCGGAACATAGCGGCAATCCTCTGACAGAGTATGCAGATGAAAAGTATAATGCAGACTTATATCGGGCAGAACCATTTTCAGAAACTCTGTGTGTAAGTGCGGAAAATGTTGCACTGGATGGGTTTACAGATGAACCTTCCCTGCATGCGGCAGGACTTTTTAATCTGAATGAGCGGTCTGTTGAATATGGATACAGATTATACGATAAGCTTTATCCTGCAAGCACAACAAAGCTTATGACAGCATATCTTGCCCTGAAGTATGGAAAGCTGGAAGATATGGTGACGGTAACAGACAGCGTGACGGGATTTGCAATAGATGAGGTGGTCTGCGGACTGTATCCGGGCGGACAGGTGAAGCTTTATGATCTGCTGTGCGGTCTGCTCCTGAAATCGGGGAATGACTGTGGTGTTGCGATCGCAGAGTATATCTCGGGAAGTGTTGAAGCTTTTGCAGAATTGATGAATGAAGAGGCAAAGGAACTGGGAGCGACCGGAACGCATTTTGTGAATCCACATGGATTGCATGAGGATGATCATTATACAACGGCATATGATCTGTATCTGATTTTTAATGCATGTATTCAGAATGATACATTTAAGGAGATTATTTCGATGTCATCCTATACAATGAGTATTGGGGATGCAGCGGGAAATACACATAGTCTGGAAGTCCTTCCGACAAATTATTATTCTCTTGGAAAGACTGAGGCACCGGAGGGAATCAAAGTTTTTGGTGGTAAGACGGGAACGACGGACCAGGCGGGATGCTGTGTTATTCTGTATAGTGAAGATATGGAGGCACATCCTTATATTTCTGTGATTATGGGAGCAGAAGATAAGGCATTCCTTTATCAGGAAATGAACAGGCTCTTAGAAGCAGAAAAAGCACTTTCTGAATGA
- a CDS encoding DUF378 domain-containing protein, which yields MKWFDNTSLTLVIIGAVNWLLIGIFRFDLVAFLFGNMSWLSRIIYTIVGLCGLYLISLFGRIGSMSE from the coding sequence ATGAAGTGGTTTGATAATACTTCACTGACGCTGGTAATCATCGGTGCAGTGAACTGGCTCCTGATCGGCATCTTCCGGTTTGATCTTGTTGCTTTCCTGTTCGGTAATATGAGCTGGCTCTCCAGAATCATATATACGATCGTCGGTCTGTGCGGATTATATCTGATCAGCTTATTTGGACGTATCGGTTCTATGTCAGAATAA
- a CDS encoding HlyD family efflux transporter periplasmic adaptor subunit yields the protein MAAKKSESVNIRKYKGKRELNIGIFLFVIVLFYLIVTLVLYLSEDTPSVYEVREGSIVKDTSYTGLIIRDEQDIKSEGSGYIYYYFNDNSKIKAGANVYALVPSRLETGSSDSAKASTSVNSEVQTSITHRIENFNDSFTEMDFSTVYSLKDEINTYLQSNVSETKMQQLDTVIAASGQSVSSYPSSADGIMTFSTDGMEELTKDTFTAEDFDRTEYSQKELTDQVKVKKGDSIYRLITSENWSVIVPLEEETAKKIQDEEITSIQVRIDKDSQKMVADLSVIEKDGAYYGCLDFDNSMIRYADERYLNIELIFEDESGLKIPKSAVVEKPYYEIPSTCITTGANSTSAGVIVVDKNGNGKFTILENYYLDEDKGTAYISQEEFPQGTVLIQPDSEERLTLTETTGIKGVYNVNKGYAVFKRVTILCESDEYYIVKESEKGGLSNYDHIIQNGTSVHSEEVVFQ from the coding sequence TTGGCTGCAAAAAAAAGCGAATCTGTTAATATCAGAAAATATAAAGGAAAAAGAGAACTTAATATAGGAATCTTTCTTTTTGTTATTGTATTATTTTATCTGATCGTAACGCTTGTTCTGTATTTGTCCGAAGATACACCTTCTGTATATGAAGTGAGGGAAGGAAGTATTGTGAAAGATACATCTTATACCGGACTGATCATCCGGGATGAGCAGGATATAAAATCAGAAGGCTCAGGATATATTTATTATTATTTTAATGATAATTCAAAAATAAAGGCAGGGGCAAATGTATATGCGTTGGTACCGTCCAGGCTGGAGACCGGATCTTCCGACAGTGCGAAAGCTTCAACATCGGTGAACTCGGAAGTGCAGACCTCGATCACGCACAGGATCGAAAATTTTAATGACAGTTTTACCGAGATGGACTTTTCTACCGTTTATTCTCTGAAGGATGAGATTAATACATATCTGCAGAGCAATGTCAGTGAAACGAAGATGCAGCAACTTGATACAGTGATCGCTGCAAGCGGGCAGAGCGTATCGTCCTATCCTTCTTCAGCAGATGGAATTATGACTTTCAGTACGGATGGAATGGAAGAACTGACAAAAGATACATTTACTGCGGAAGATTTTGACCGGACCGAGTATTCTCAAAAGGAGCTGACAGATCAGGTTAAAGTAAAAAAAGGAGATTCGATCTACCGACTGATCACCAGTGAGAACTGGTCTGTGATCGTTCCGTTAGAAGAGGAAACTGCGAAGAAGATCCAGGATGAGGAAATTACGAGTATCCAGGTGAGGATCGATAAGGACAGCCAGAAGATGGTGGCGGATCTTTCTGTGATTGAAAAAGACGGTGCTTATTATGGCTGCCTGGATTTTGATAATTCCATGATCCGGTATGCGGATGAGAGGTATCTGAATATTGAACTGATCTTTGAAGATGAAAGTGGGCTGAAAATTCCAAAGTCAGCAGTTGTGGAAAAGCCTTATTATGAGATCCCATCCACATGCATTACGACCGGTGCGAACAGCACATCAGCAGGGGTGATCGTTGTAGATAAGAATGGAAATGGAAAGTTTACGATCCTGGAAAATTATTATCTGGATGAGGACAAAGGGACGGCATACATTTCACAGGAAGAATTTCCACAGGGAACGGTTCTGATCCAGCCGGATTCAGAGGAACGTCTGACTTTGACGGAAACGACAGGAATAAAAGGAGTTTACAATGTAAATAAAGGATATGCTGTATTTAAAAGAGTGACGATCCTCTGTGAAAGCGATGAATACTATATCGTAAAAGAAAGTGAAAAAGGCGGTTTATCCAATTATGACCATATCATTCAGAACGGGACAAGTGTTCATTCTGAAGAAGTGGTATTTCAATAA